GGTCTTCGTTCCATTAAAGATATGATCGAGGTTGTAAACGATGTAAGAGAGTACGCACCGGATGCATGGATTCTTAACTACACAAACCCTGCAGCAATTGTTGCAGAGGCTTTGAGAAGAGAATTTCCAAAAGATGATAAGATCTTAAACATTTGTGATATGCCGGCAGCGATTATGGTAAGCTACGCTAAAATTCTAGGAAAAGAGATCTGGGATTTGGTACCCGAATACTTCGGACTCAACCATTTTGGGTGGTTTACTGACATCTATGATAAAGAAGGAAACAAACTTACAGATGACATTAAAAATGCAATTAAAGATAATGGTTTCCTTCCGGAAGACTCTGAAATTATAAATGACCCTTCATGGATAAAGACATTCAAACAAGTAGAAACGATGCTAAATGATTTTCCTGACTACCTGCCAAATACTTATCTGCAATATTACCTTTACCCATCACAGATGGTGGAAAAAGAAGACGTGGAAAATACGAGGGCCCGCCAGGTCATTAATGGCCGTGAAAAGCGTGTTCATGATCAGTGTGAAACATTAATCCGTGACAACTCAACGGAGCATGCAGATCTTGAAGTGGACATTCATGGATGTTATATGATCCGCGTAGCGGCCTCCCTTGCCTACAACAACGGTGATACATTTATCGTAATTGTGGAAAATAACGGGATTATTTCCAACCTTCAGGACGATGCCATGGTCGAAGTTCCTGCATCACTAACTGCCCGGGGTCCAAAACCGTTTGCTGTCGGAAGTATTCCAACGTTCCAAAAAGGACTCATTGAAGGTCAGCTGGCATTCGAAAAGCTTGTAGTAGATGCCTGGTACGAAAAAGATTACAACAAGCTTCTCCAAGCTCTTACGTTGAATCGTACAGTAGTTGATGCTCCACGTGCGCGTGCGATCCTTGATGATCTGATTAAAGAAAATAAAGAATTCTGGCCGGAGCTGGCAAAAAAATAAAGATGGAAGCCGGGCTGGTAACTTTCCAGCCCCGTTTC
This DNA window, taken from Alteribacter keqinensis, encodes the following:
- a CDS encoding 6-phospho-alpha-glucosidase, with translation MKKQNLVVVGGGSTYTLGMVMSLIEEKENFPLKSITFYDTNAERQEKIAKATEVILKEKYPELESFNYTTNRKKAFSDVDFAFVQIRTGGLQMREKDEQIPLRHGAVGQETCGPGGMAYGLRSIKDMIEVVNDVREYAPDAWILNYTNPAAIVAEALRREFPKDDKILNICDMPAAIMVSYAKILGKEIWDLVPEYFGLNHFGWFTDIYDKEGNKLTDDIKNAIKDNGFLPEDSEIINDPSWIKTFKQVETMLNDFPDYLPNTYLQYYLYPSQMVEKEDVENTRARQVINGREKRVHDQCETLIRDNSTEHADLEVDIHGCYMIRVAASLAYNNGDTFIVIVENNGIISNLQDDAMVEVPASLTARGPKPFAVGSIPTFQKGLIEGQLAFEKLVVDAWYEKDYNKLLQALTLNRTVVDAPRARAILDDLIKENKEFWPELAKK